The following coding sequences are from one Alphaproteobacteria bacterium window:
- a CDS encoding adenylate/guanylate cyclase domain-containing protein, with protein sequence SRFTEISQVSAATARMRTSLASFKKYIPTDLVRTLFAQGIEAELGGERRELTILFMDLANFTHISEMLGEQLIEFLGRYLSEMSDEIQAGRGTIDKYIGDAIMAFWGAPTPSKHHALEGCRAALACQARVRRLRMANRERHVPEVRVRIGVNTGTVLVGNVGSNDRLNYTAIGDPVNVASRLESLNKIYGTEIIIGEHTYEAARELIVARPLDRVAVYGKELGLEMYELLALSDDAEANTMMAWIAVYEEARAALRRRAWNDAIRLFERVIALRGGHDGVSTVQIARARAYMASPPPEDWDGLVIMETK encoded by the coding sequence TCCCGCTTCACCGAGATCAGCCAGGTTTCGGCCGCCACGGCGCGCATGAGGACCAGCCTTGCCTCGTTCAAGAAGTACATCCCGACCGATCTCGTACGAACGCTCTTTGCGCAGGGGATCGAGGCCGAGCTTGGCGGCGAGCGGCGGGAGTTGACGATATTGTTCATGGACCTCGCCAATTTCACTCACATCTCCGAAATGCTCGGCGAACAGCTGATTGAATTCCTGGGCCGCTATCTGAGCGAAATGTCCGATGAAATCCAGGCCGGCCGAGGCACGATCGACAAATATATCGGCGATGCAATCATGGCGTTCTGGGGTGCGCCGACCCCGAGCAAGCACCACGCCCTCGAGGGATGCCGGGCGGCCCTCGCCTGTCAGGCGCGCGTGCGTCGCTTGCGCATGGCGAACCGCGAGCGCCATGTGCCCGAAGTTCGTGTGCGCATCGGCGTCAACACCGGGACGGTCCTGGTCGGCAATGTCGGCAGCAATGACCGCCTGAACTATACGGCGATAGGCGATCCGGTCAACGTCGCAAGCCGCCTTGAATCCCTGAACAAGATCTACGGGACCGAGATCATCATCGGAGAGCATACCTACGAAGCAGCCCGCGAGCTTATCGTGGCGCGCCCGCTCGACCGGGTCGCGGTCTATGGCAAGGAATTGGGTCTCGAAATGTACGAGCTGCTCGCCCTGAGCGATGACGCGGAAGCCAATACCATGATGGCGTGGATTGCCGTCTACGAAGAAGCCCGTGCCGCATTGAGAAGGCGAGCGTGGAATGACGCCATTCGACTCTTTGAGCGCGTCATCGCGCTTCGCGGCGGCCACGATGGTGTGTCGACTGTGCAAATTGCGCGCGCGCGCGCCTATATGGCATCGCCGCCGCCCGAGGATTGGGATGGGCTCGTGATCATGGAGACAAAATAA
- the ureG gene encoding urease accessory protein UreG, producing MTRSLHGPLRVGVGGPVGSGKTALVDRLCKHMRDTYRLAVVTNDIYTKEDAQFLTRSGALAPERIVGVETGGCPHTAIREDASINLAAVNEMWARFPDLDLVFIESGGDNLAATFSPELADITIYVIDVAAGDKIPRKGGPGITRSDLLVINKIDLAPLVGASLEVMDRDARKMRGRRPLIFSNLKAGTGVPEIADFVATAGGLGAA from the coding sequence ATGACCCGATCGCTTCATGGACCCTTGCGGGTTGGCGTCGGCGGACCCGTCGGCTCCGGCAAGACCGCTCTCGTCGATCGGCTTTGCAAGCATATGCGCGACACCTATCGCCTCGCCGTCGTCACCAATGACATCTACACGAAAGAGGACGCGCAATTCCTCACGCGCTCGGGCGCCTTGGCGCCCGAGCGGATCGTTGGCGTCGAGACGGGGGGCTGTCCGCACACGGCAATCCGGGAGGACGCATCGATCAACCTCGCGGCGGTCAATGAGATGTGGGCGCGGTTTCCCGATCTCGACCTCGTCTTCATCGAGTCGGGTGGGGACAATCTTGCGGCGACGTTCAGCCCGGAGCTGGCTGATATTACGATTTATGTCATCGACGTGGCCGCCGGTGACAAGATCCCGCGCAAGGGCGGGCCCGGGATCACACGGTCGGACCTGCTCGTCATCAATAAGATCGATCTGGCCCCGCTCGTGGGCGCCAGCCTCGAAGTGATGGATCGCGACGCGCGCAAGATGCGCGGCCGGCGGCCGCTCATCTTCTCGAATCTGAAAGCGGGTACCGGTGTGCCGGAGATCGCCGATTTCGTCGCGACGGCCGGCGGCCTCGGCGCCGCGTGA
- a CDS encoding urease accessory protein UreF — protein MMDRAGLYRLMTWLSPAYPTGAFSYSHGIEYAVEAGLVADRASLAAWIAHIIEEGTGRVDAMLFRAAYLAADDSARLDEIAELAAALRATSETALESAQQGASFLAVTRHAWPNKRLDAVHARHRGRGVALPVAVAIVCVGTVELDIALSAYLHAMAANLVSAGVRLIPLGQSDGQSVLAALEDIVDRATTDALSSRFEEIGSAAPMVDWTSMRHETQYTRLFRS, from the coding sequence ATGATGGACCGGGCGGGCCTCTATCGGCTCATGACATGGCTGTCTCCGGCCTATCCGACGGGAGCCTTCAGTTACAGCCACGGCATCGAATACGCCGTCGAAGCCGGGCTGGTCGCCGATCGCGCGTCGCTCGCGGCGTGGATCGCGCATATCATCGAGGAAGGTACCGGGCGCGTTGACGCCATGCTTTTTCGCGCAGCCTACCTCGCGGCGGACGATAGCGCGCGGCTCGACGAAATCGCGGAGCTTGCGGCGGCGCTCCGCGCGACTTCGGAAACCGCACTCGAAAGCGCTCAGCAAGGGGCGTCGTTCCTCGCCGTAACGCGCCATGCCTGGCCGAACAAGCGTCTCGATGCCGTCCATGCGCGGCATCGGGGCAGGGGCGTGGCGCTACCGGTCGCCGTGGCGATTGTCTGTGTTGGAACCGTCGAACTCGACATCGCACTTTCGGCATATTTGCACGCGATGGCGGCCAACCTGGTTTCGGCCGGGGTACGCCTCATTCCACTGGGCCAGAGCGATGGCCAATCGGTCCTCGCGGCACTCGAAGACATCGTCGATCGTGCAACGACCGATGCGCTTTCGAGCCGCTTCGAGGAGATCGGTTCGGCCGCGCCCATGGTCGACTGGACGTCGATGCGTCACGAAACCCAGTACACGAGGCTTTTCAGATCATGA
- a CDS encoding urease accessory protein UreE: METVAEILRAGAWPTKDERDSITLAYQDRYRRRVALTAEGGTRFLLDLSQATLLRDGDGARLSGGGFIRIIAEIEALFEVTAYPAEDLARLAWHLGNRHIPAEIGQDRILIQRDRVIADMLIGLGAQVQEIAAPFNPVTGAYSVDDHRHGHAHDHRHENGGTHGEGRGK; encoded by the coding sequence ATGGAGACGGTGGCGGAAATCCTGCGTGCGGGAGCGTGGCCGACAAAGGACGAGCGCGACAGCATCACGCTCGCCTATCAGGACCGCTATCGCCGGCGCGTGGCGTTGACGGCGGAGGGCGGCACCAGGTTTCTCCTCGATCTGTCTCAAGCGACCCTCTTGCGCGACGGCGACGGTGCGCGACTTTCGGGCGGGGGGTTCATCCGCATCATCGCCGAAATCGAGGCGCTTTTCGAGGTGACCGCGTACCCGGCAGAGGATTTGGCCCGGCTTGCCTGGCATCTCGGCAACCGACATATTCCAGCCGAAATCGGGCAGGATCGTATCCTCATCCAACGCGACCGGGTCATCGCCGACATGCTCATCGGCCTCGGCGCCCAAGTGCAAGAGATCGCAGCACCCTTCAATCCCGTGACGGGCGCCTACAGCGTCGACGATCACCGCCACGGCCATGCGCACGATCATCGCCATGAAAATGGCGGCACCCATGGTGAGGGCAGGGGGAAATGA
- the ureC gene encoding urease subunit alpha has product MAYKIPRGVYAGMFGPTVGDRVRLADTELFVEVEEDRTVYGEEVKFGGGKVIRDGMGQSQASREDGAVDTVITNALIVDHWGIVKADIGIKDGRIAAIGKAGNPDVQPGVDIVIGPGTEAIAGEGKIVTAGGIDIHIHFICPQQIEEALYSGITTMLGGGTGPAAGTTATTCTPGPWHLGRMLQAAEGFPMNLGFWGKGNASLPHGLVEQVEGGACGLKLHEDWGTTPAAIDNCLAVADAMDVQVLIHTDTLNESGFVEDTIAAFKGRTIHALHTEGAGGGHAPDIIRLCGEANVLPSSTNPTRPYTVNTLDEHLDMLMVCHHLDPTIAEDVAFAESRIRRETIAAEDILHDLGAFSMIASDSQAMGRVGEVIIRTWQTADKMKRQRGRLPEETSDNDNFRVKRYIAKYTINPAIAQGISAHVGSVEAGKLADLVLWSPAFFGVKPSLVLKCGSIAAAPMGDPNASIPTPQPVHYRPMFAGFGRNLVESSVLFMSISAHSNDLGAKLGISRPSLPVENTRQRISKSDMVHNGKTPKMEVDPETYEVRADGELLTCEPAKVLPMAQRYFLF; this is encoded by the coding sequence ATGGCGTATAAAATTCCGCGCGGCGTGTATGCCGGCATGTTCGGCCCGACGGTCGGCGACCGGGTGCGGCTCGCCGATACCGAACTATTCGTCGAAGTCGAGGAGGACAGAACCGTTTACGGCGAGGAAGTCAAATTCGGCGGCGGCAAGGTGATCCGCGACGGCATGGGCCAAAGCCAGGCGAGCCGCGAGGACGGTGCAGTCGACACCGTCATAACCAATGCGCTGATCGTCGATCATTGGGGCATCGTGAAAGCCGACATCGGTATCAAAGACGGGCGGATTGCCGCCATCGGCAAAGCCGGCAATCCAGATGTGCAGCCCGGCGTCGACATCGTCATCGGGCCCGGCACCGAAGCGATCGCGGGCGAAGGCAAGATTGTCACCGCGGGCGGCATCGATATCCACATCCACTTCATCTGCCCGCAACAGATCGAGGAAGCACTCTATAGCGGCATCACCACGATGCTTGGCGGCGGTACGGGGCCGGCAGCGGGGACCACCGCCACGACCTGCACGCCCGGTCCCTGGCATCTCGGGCGAATGCTGCAGGCAGCCGAAGGTTTTCCGATGAATCTCGGCTTTTGGGGCAAGGGCAATGCCAGTCTGCCCCACGGGCTTGTGGAACAGGTCGAGGGTGGGGCGTGTGGGCTGAAGCTGCATGAGGACTGGGGCACCACGCCGGCGGCGATCGACAACTGCCTGGCCGTGGCCGACGCAATGGATGTGCAGGTCCTGATTCACACCGATACCTTGAACGAGTCGGGCTTCGTCGAAGACACCATCGCCGCGTTCAAAGGTCGGACGATTCACGCGCTTCACACCGAGGGTGCCGGCGGGGGCCACGCGCCCGACATCATCCGCCTGTGCGGGGAGGCGAACGTGCTGCCGTCCTCGACCAACCCTACGCGGCCCTACACGGTCAATACGCTCGACGAGCATCTCGACATGCTCATGGTCTGTCACCATCTCGACCCGACGATCGCCGAGGATGTCGCATTCGCCGAGAGCCGCATTCGCCGGGAGACGATTGCGGCGGAAGACATTCTTCACGACCTCGGCGCTTTTTCCATGATCGCCTCGGACAGCCAAGCGATGGGACGCGTGGGCGAGGTGATCATCCGCACGTGGCAAACCGCCGACAAGATGAAGCGCCAGCGCGGACGGCTGCCGGAGGAGACGAGCGACAACGACAATTTCCGAGTCAAGCGCTACATTGCGAAATACACGATCAACCCCGCGATCGCCCAGGGCATCTCGGCTCATGTCGGCTCGGTCGAGGCGGGAAAACTTGCGGACCTCGTACTATGGTCGCCGGCTTTTTTCGGCGTTAAGCCAAGTCTCGTCCTGAAATGCGGCTCGATCGCGGCCGCACCCATGGGCGATCCGAATGCGTCGATCCCCACACCGCAGCCGGTGCATTACCGGCCCATGTTCGCGGGCTTCGGGCGCAATCTCGTGGAAAGTTCGGTGCTGTTCATGTCGATTTCCGCGCATTCGAACGATCTTGGCGCGAAGCTCGGCATCTCGCGTCCGTCGTTGCCTGTCGAGAACACGCGGCAGCGAATTTCAAAGTCCGACATGGTGCATAACGGCAAAACTCCGAAGATGGAAGTCGATCCCGAAACCTACGAGGTGCGCGCAGACGGCGAATTGCTCACCTGCGAACCGGCGAAGGTGCTGCCCATGGCGCAAAGATATTTTCTTTTCTGA
- a CDS encoding urease subunit beta has translation MIPGEVIPRAGDLTLNEGRDTVTIEVANAGDRPIQVGSHYHFYETNEGLKFEREKSRGMRLDIPAGTAVRFEPGQTRMVTLVPYGGARTVYGFNAKINGKL, from the coding sequence ATGATTCCCGGAGAAGTCATCCCGAGGGCCGGCGACCTCACGCTCAACGAAGGACGTGACACGGTCACGATCGAGGTTGCGAACGCGGGCGACCGACCTATTCAAGTGGGCAGCCATTATCATTTTTACGAGACGAACGAAGGCTTGAAATTCGAGCGGGAGAAGTCACGCGGGATGCGGCTCGATATTCCCGCGGGTACGGCGGTGCGCTTCGAGCCCGGCCAGACGAGGATGGTAACGCTCGTGCCTTATGGCGGCGCTCGCACGGTCTACGGCTTCAACGCAAAAATCAACGGCAAGCTCTAA
- a CDS encoding urease subunit gamma produces MNLTPREKDKLLVAMAAIVAARRLERGVKLNFPEAVALITDFVVEGARDGKSVAQLMRDGAGVVKRSQVMDGVAEMIEEVQVEATFPDGTKLVTVHAPIR; encoded by the coding sequence GTGAATCTGACCCCGCGAGAGAAAGACAAACTCCTCGTCGCGATGGCGGCGATCGTAGCGGCGAGACGCCTCGAGCGCGGCGTCAAGCTCAACTTCCCCGAGGCGGTCGCCCTCATCACCGACTTCGTCGTCGAAGGTGCCCGAGACGGCAAGTCGGTCGCTCAATTGATGCGCGACGGTGCGGGTGTCGTTAAGCGCAGCCAGGTCATGGACGGAGTCGCCGAAATGATCGAGGAGGTTCAGGTCGAGGCGACATTTCCCGACGGCACAAAACTTGTGACCGTCCACGCGCCCATCCGCTGA
- a CDS encoding urease accessory protein UreD: MRDEVFLARTAAALDTQFERAHGVAEIAFAADRLRGASRLAHLYQKTPCRVLFPRQETGDPVTAVLLTTSGGLTGGDSVRVAVDVREGAAATVTTQAAEKIYRSLGSAAEIDVTLKVGEGAWLEWLPQETILFDRAHLVRRNNVDVAAGGRFLGVEIVVFGRTARGERFTSGKLHDAWRVRYDSKLVWADGLHLEGDVGRVFQCKAGFDGAVACVTMLYVAEGAATLLETARALLEGAVSRAGATVVNGILILRMFGPDARHLRRDVVRFCARFRALAAGLPSRLPRVWQT, translated from the coding sequence GTGAGAGACGAAGTCTTCCTGGCGCGGACGGCGGCAGCCCTCGATACACAGTTCGAGCGGGCACACGGTGTCGCGGAAATTGCCTTCGCGGCGGATCGTTTGCGGGGAGCGTCACGTCTGGCGCATCTTTACCAAAAGACGCCGTGCCGGGTCCTCTTTCCACGCCAGGAGACCGGCGATCCCGTCACGGCGGTGCTTCTCACCACGTCGGGAGGCCTGACCGGCGGCGACAGCGTCCGGGTCGCGGTCGATGTACGCGAGGGGGCTGCTGCAACGGTGACGACGCAGGCGGCTGAAAAAATCTACCGCTCGCTCGGATCCGCCGCAGAGATCGACGTGACGCTCAAGGTCGGGGAGGGGGCTTGGCTGGAGTGGCTGCCGCAGGAGACCATTCTTTTCGATCGCGCGCACCTTGTGCGCCGAAACAATGTGGATGTGGCTGCGGGGGGCCGGTTCTTGGGCGTTGAGATCGTCGTGTTTGGCCGCACCGCCCGCGGCGAGCGGTTTACGAGCGGCAAGCTCCATGACGCTTGGCGGGTGCGATACGACTCGAAGCTCGTCTGGGCCGATGGGCTTCACCTCGAGGGCGATGTCGGCCGCGTGTTTCAATGCAAGGCGGGCTTCGATGGCGCCGTCGCTTGCGTCACGATGCTCTATGTGGCCGAGGGAGCGGCAACGTTACTGGAGACGGCACGAGCACTCCTCGAAGGGGCCGTAAGTCGAGCTGGCGCCACAGTCGTGAACGGCATCTTGATCTTGCGCATGTTTGGCCCGGATGCGCGGCACCTTCGCCGCGATGTGGTGCGATTTTGCGCCCGGTTCCGTGCGCTTGCGGCGGGGTTGCCGTCACGATTGCCGCGTGTATGGCAAACCTGA
- a CDS encoding type II toxin-antitoxin system HicB family antitoxin — protein MAFGYRYTLERQANHWWLVRFPRIPEALTEGETEEEARTSAVDCVIAALEGYMKAGRPLPKGDTGRDRAVLPSLVTAKLAVYETMRRRGWSKLKLAKQLGMPENSVRRLLDLRHSSHMWIIDAALAKMKAELPIDLPKARARGKAA, from the coding sequence ATGGCTTTCGGTTATCGGTACACGCTGGAGAGGCAGGCAAACCATTGGTGGCTCGTCCGCTTCCCTAGAATCCCAGAAGCGCTCACCGAGGGCGAAACGGAAGAGGAGGCGCGGACCAGCGCCGTCGATTGTGTGATCGCCGCACTCGAAGGATACATGAAGGCCGGCAGACCACTGCCAAAGGGTGATACGGGGCGCGACCGCGCGGTGCTTCCGTCGCTCGTAACGGCCAAGCTAGCCGTTTACGAGACAATGCGCAGGCGGGGCTGGTCGAAGCTTAAGCTCGCAAAGCAACTTGGTATGCCCGAAAACTCGGTGCGCCGGTTGCTCGACCTGCGTCACAGCTCGCATATGTGGATCATCGACGCGGCGTTGGCCAAGATGAAGGCCGAGTTGCCCATCGATTTGCCGAAGGCACGAGCACGTGGGAAGGCGGCATAG
- a CDS encoding 2OG-Fe dioxygenase family protein gives MNETIVADESGLRDAIGRDGFIFVHSEETQRVLARSGTLSDWDAFAKSWDDLRLDTYMADGGLYRRRRHAAYAVEESGTIRRKPHQPHYQSRDYNPLNGGIARWFEPIVPEIGDGPTMRTILRFCHHLFGALAPRTLAWHVEAHQFRIEARRGQEGRPTPEGMHRDGVDFVLVLLIARHNIASGTTRIHGLDHRALGSFTLRNPLDAALVDDARCFHGVTPVEAIDPAVPACRDVLVVTFRKE, from the coding sequence CGATGCGATCGGCCGCGATGGCTTTATCTTCGTCCATTCGGAAGAAACGCAGCGGGTTTTGGCGCGGTCGGGGACACTTTCCGACTGGGACGCCTTCGCCAAAAGTTGGGACGATCTGCGCCTCGACACCTACATGGCGGACGGCGGACTTTACCGCCGCCGGCGCCACGCCGCCTACGCGGTTGAGGAGTCGGGGACGATCCGGCGCAAACCCCATCAGCCCCATTACCAAAGCCGTGACTACAATCCGCTCAATGGCGGTATCGCGCGGTGGTTCGAACCGATCGTCCCCGAGATCGGCGACGGGCCGACCATGCGGACGATCCTTCGCTTCTGCCACCACCTTTTCGGCGCGTTGGCGCCGCGAACCCTGGCCTGGCATGTGGAAGCGCACCAGTTCCGCATCGAGGCGCGGCGTGGCCAGGAGGGACGGCCGACGCCCGAAGGCATGCATCGCGACGGTGTCGATTTCGTACTTGTGCTTTTGATCGCGCGGCACAATATCGCGAGCGGCACAACCAGGATTCACGGGCTCGACCACCGTGCCCTTGGAAGCTTCACGCTACGCAATCCGCTCGATGCGGCCTTGGTGGACGACGCGCGCTGCTTTCACGGCGTCACCCCGGTCGAGGCGATCGATCCCGCAGTACCGGCTTGCCGGGATGTGCTCGTGGTGACATTCCGCAAGGAATGA